Genomic window (Bacillus vallismortis):
GAACGATACAAAATCTTGAAAATGCCTTGGGCAGAGCGAATATTAAGCAAAAAGTCATAACTAATAATATCGCCAATATAGATACACCGAACTATAAGGCGAAAAAAGTCTCTTTCCAAAATTTATTAAATCAAGAATCCTCGCGTCTCGAAGCGACAAAAACAGACTATCGTCATGTTGATTTTTCTGATACTGATTCGAATTATTCAATTGTAACAAGTGCGAATACATCGTATCAGCAAAACGGAAACAATGTTGACGTCGACAAAGAGATGACAGAATTGGCGCAAAATCAAATCAACTATCAAGCTTTAGTTGAAAGAATGAACGGTAAATTTAATTCGCTGAAAACCGTATTAACAGGAGGGAAATAATGACAGCTTTTCATAGCTTAAATGTTTCAGCATCAGCTTTAACAGCTCAGCGTGTCAGAATGGACGTTGTATCGTCTAACTTGGCTAATATGGATACGACTAGAGCTAAGCAGGTGGACGGAGAGTGGGTGCCTTACAGAAGAAAAATGGTTTCTCTTCAGTCAAAAGGTGAATCGTTCTCTTCAATTCTCAATTCTAAAATGGGCGGAAGCGGCAATGCCGGAAACGGTGTAAAGGTTTCTAAAATCGCGGAAGATGATTCAGATTTTAATCTTGTCTATGATCCGGCAAACCCAGATGCAAACGCTGAAGGATATATACAAAAGCCTAATGTTGACCCGTTGAAAGAAATGGTTGACCTTGTCAGCAGCACAAGATCATACGAGGCGAATGTCACAGCAATGAATGCCACAAAGGGAATGCTGATGAAGGCGTTAGAAATCGGAAGGTAAGGTGAACGAATGTGATTAATGCAATTTCTCCTTTTCAGGTTCAAAATACTCAAAACACTCAAAATGCAACAAATCAAGTAAACAATAGCCAAAAAACAGATTCTTCAAATCAAACAAGCTTTTCGGAGCTTTTAAAAAACTCTATTAGTTCGTTAAATGAGTCCCAAGTAGCTTCTGACAACATGACTAATGCCTTGGCTGCAGGAAAAGATGTAAATCTTGATGAGGTCATGATCGCCGCTCAAAAAGCAAGCGTCTCTCTAACTGCTGCAACAGAGTTCCGCAATAAAGCTGTGGAAGCCTATCAGGAGATTATGAGAATGCAAATGTAGAGGGTCTTACGATTAAGAGAAAGAGTGGAATGACCGGGGGTTAACATGAATCGTACTCTAATGCAAATGAAAAACAAAACGAGTGAGTTTTGGAAAAACAGATCTAAATTACAAAAGATTTTAATGATTAGTGCTTTAGCGGCAATTATTATTATTGGAATTATTATCAGTGTTTTTGCTTCCAATTCAAAAATGGCGCCGCTGTACAAAGATTTATCTGCTGAAGAAGCAGGGCAGATCAAAGAAGAACTTGATGCGAAAAAAGTGCCAAACGAACTTTCAAACGGCGGAACAGTGATAAGTGTTCCGGAGGATCAGGTTGATTCATTGAAAGTGCAGCTGGCTGCAGAAGGACTTCCTAAAACAGGATCAATTGATTATTCATTTTTTGGGCAGAATGCCGGCTTTGGTTTGACAGACAATGAGTTTGATATGGTCAAAGTGAAAGCAACACAGACAGAACTGTCGAATTTGATCAATGAAATGGACGGTATTAAAAATTCCAAAGTAATGATTAACCTCCCGAAAGACGCTGTGTTTGTCGGTGAGGAGCAATCTGCAGCATCCGCATCAATCGTCCTGCAGGTACAACCGGGCTATACACTTGATCAAAGCCAGGTCAACGGACTGTATCATCTGGTATCGAAAAGTGTGCCGAACCTAAAAGAAGATAACATTGTCATCATGGACCAAAATTCTACATACTACGACAAATCAAACAGCGATGCAGGGTCCTACGCGGATAGTTATTCTTCACAGCAGGGAATTAAATCTCAAGTCGAAAAAGACATTCAAAAGCATGTTCAGTCACTGCTCGGTACGATGATGGGACAAGATAAAGTCGTTGTTTCCG
Coding sequences:
- the fliF gene encoding flagellar basal-body MS-ring/collar protein FliF, translating into MNRTLMQMKNKTSEFWKNRSKLQKILMISALAAIIIIGIIISVFASNSKMAPLYKDLSAEEAGQIKEELDAKKVPNELSNGGTVISVPEDQVDSLKVQLAAEGLPKTGSIDYSFFGQNAGFGLTDNEFDMVKVKATQTELSNLINEMDGIKNSKVMINLPKDAVFVGEEQSAASASIVLQVQPGYTLDQSQVNGLYHLVSKSVPNLKEDNIVIMDQNSTYYDKSNSDAGSYADSYSSQQGIKSQVEKDIQKHVQSLLGTMMGQDKVVVSVTADIDFTKENRTEDIVEPVDKENMAGIAVSAEKVSETYQGDGAANGGIAGTGDDDVTNYEADGENTEGGGYEKSSEKINYEVNRIHKEIAESPYKVRDLGIQVMVEPPDAKNIESLSAERQEDIQKILSTVVRTSIDKDAQDQELTDEDINNKIVLSVQPFDGKVNMDADTEEASGVPIWVYIAGGILIAAIIVLIIMLVRKKRTQEDEFEEYEYEVPQEPINLPDINEEENETAETVRRKQLEKMAKDKPEDFAKLLRSWLAED
- the fliE gene encoding flagellar hook-basal body complex protein FliE, with translation MINAISPFQVQNTQNTQNATNQVNNSQKTDSSNQTSFSELLKNSISSLNESQVASDNMTNALAAGKDVNLDEVMIAAQKASVSLTAATEFRNKAVEAYQEIMRMQM
- the flgC gene encoding flagellar basal body rod protein FlgC; translated protein: MTAFHSLNVSASALTAQRVRMDVVSSNLANMDTTRAKQVDGEWVPYRRKMVSLQSKGESFSSILNSKMGGSGNAGNGVKVSKIAEDDSDFNLVYDPANPDANAEGYIQKPNVDPLKEMVDLVSSTRSYEANVTAMNATKGMLMKALEIGR
- the flgB gene encoding flagellar basal body rod protein FlgB, whose translation is MSLFSGTIQNLENALGRANIKQKVITNNIANIDTPNYKAKKVSFQNLLNQESSRLEATKTDYRHVDFSDTDSNYSIVTSANTSYQQNGNNVDVDKEMTELAQNQINYQALVERMNGKFNSLKTVLTGGK